TACTGGTCATGAATGAACCCAATTTGGTTGATCAGGCCAACCGGACACCTGCTCAAGCAGTAACAGACTGGCTCATCTACGAACAATTTCTTTTTGATCTGGCCAATGATGATGGTCGTGAACTGAAACTGGTGGGCCCAGCAATGAACTGGGGAACCATGAATAACTATTCGGACCCTGTCGTCTGGCTGGATGCGTTCTATTCGGCCTACCAGAATTCACAGGGCCGTGAGCCACGGATTGATTATCTGGCCTTCCATTGGTACGATTATGGTCTTACCCAGCAGTTGGATCGCTTGCAAAAGTATGGCAAACAAATCTGGATTACTGAAATGGCCAACTGGAATGCAAATATCGATTCTTACTCCAAGCAAATCGTCCAGATGACTGAAATGGTAGCAATTTGTGAGAGCCGCGATGATGTCTTTAGATATGCCTGGTTTATTGGCCGGGGTGGTTTGCCAGACAACCATTACACCTATTTATTCAATCTGGATCCCGGTGATTTAAACAATCTGGGATATACCTATATCAATTTGCCCTATGCGAGTGAATGAACCCCTTGAAGGAGGATTCGTGAGAAAACTATTTAACGCTATCATTGTTGCAATCTTTATCCTGTCAGTTGCCCAGGCTCAAATCGGAGCCTTGATCTGGGAAGAAAATTTTAATGATCTAGGCAATTGGAACCAAGAATTGGGCAATGGTGCCTGGGGTTGGGGTAACGGCGAACTTGAATATTATCATCCTGACAATGTGACAATCTCAGACGTCCCTGATGAACCTGGTAATACGGCCCTGCATATCACGGCCAGGGCGGAGAGTCTACCGGGATATACGGATCAATGGGGGAACCAGCTCAGCTATACTTCAGGTAAAGTGACAACAAAAGCAAAAGTCTCAGTGCATTATGGTATGATTGAAACCCGGGTACAAATCCCGGATCTTAATCTGGGTGGTTGGCCTGCTGTCTGGTTATTAGGCACTGCAAACTACGCCTGGCCCTACAATGGTGAACTGGATATGATGGAAATGGGTGCCCGACAGGAATTCAGGGATGCACACGACACCCATAATGGCGGCAATGGTTTGAACAATTCTACTGTGAACCAGTCCGTGGGAGCTAATGCCATTTATTATTCAGATGAAGCGGTCACTCCAGAGAATCCATCAGGTGCTGCCAGTATTTCCTGGGATCCAGATGATGATTACAATCGACTTTATTACAATTATGACAATCCCCTCATCGACCGCTTTGTCATCTACCGTCTCTATTGGGATGATGCGAGTTTACGCTTTACTGTGACGGACAATGGAGCAGAGTATGATCTCTATACAGAACCTTTCCCAATAGACAGTGTTTCCAGCGAGTTTCAACAGCCCTTCTATCTCATTGCAAACCTGGCCATTGGTGGTGCATTCACCGATGCTTACAACCTGGGCGATCCAGGTTCAGGAGCACCCGTGACCATGCCCTTTCCAGCAGATATGTATGTGGATTACATCAAAGTCTACCAGTGGAATGGACAGGGCGAAGTGAATGTTGGTCCCCCTTATCCAGAGAGCGGTACTTTTGGAGTCTACACTGACACGACCCCGGTGAATGCTGAGCTTGAGGCGGGCTTGACTTCGGAAATCTATATCTGGGAAGGGACACTTGTTGATGGAACCATACCACCTTATGAAGGTGAGAATGGTATCTCGTGGCAAACTACTGGAAGCGGCTGGTTTGGAGCTGGTATCCTACCGGTCCAACCCCTGAACCTGACTAATTTCAGTGAGGGAACTCTCAATTTTATGATAAAGATTCCAGCCAATGTCACCTTCAAAATTGGAATCATCGATACCTGGGATAATCAAAACTATGTGACCTTCCCTGCAAACCAAACCACATATGGGCTGGTCCGTGATGGTGAATGGGGTCAGGCCTCCATTCCTGTCAGTGATCTCCGTGGCGTGGCCATTGACATGCGCATGCTTAGCTATGCCTTTGTCATTCTGGAGGAGAGTGGTGCAGCTTGTGAGTTTGGATTGGATGATATCTATTTTGAAGGTGGTGGTGTATCCAACCCACCTATCGCCAATGCTGGTGCTGATCAGGTAATTCTCGATGATGACAATGATGGAGAGGCAACAGTTACCCTGAATGGTTCCCTTAGCATTGATCGATTTGGAAGCATTGACCTCTACCAGTGGATGCAAAGTGATGCCCTCCTGGCTACAGGTGAAATAACTGAAGTC
The genomic region above belongs to Candidatus Neomarinimicrobiota bacterium and contains:
- a CDS encoding T9SS type A sorting domain-containing protein, which gives rise to MRKLFNAIIVAIFILSVAQAQIGALIWEENFNDLGNWNQELGNGAWGWGNGELEYYHPDNVTISDVPDEPGNTALHITARAESLPGYTDQWGNQLSYTSGKVTTKAKVSVHYGMIETRVQIPDLNLGGWPAVWLLGTANYAWPYNGELDMMEMGARQEFRDAHDTHNGGNGLNNSTVNQSVGANAIYYSDEAVTPENPSGAASISWDPDDDYNRLYYNYDNPLIDRFVIYRLYWDDASLRFTVTDNGAEYDLYTEPFPIDSVSSEFQQPFYLIANLAIGGAFTDAYNLGDPGSGAPVTMPFPADMYVDYIKVYQWNGQGEVNVGPPYPESGTFGVYTDTTPVNAELEAGLTSEIYIWEGTLVDGTIPPYEGENGISWQTTGSGWFGAGILPVQPLNLTNFSEGTLNFMIKIPANVTFKIGIIDTWDNQNYVTFPANQTTYGLVRDGEWGQASIPVSDLRGVAIDMRMLSYAFVILEESGAACEFGLDDIYFEGGGVSNPPIANAGADQVILDDDNDGEATVTLNGSLSIDRFGSIDLYQWMQSDALLATGEITEVTLHLGEYPITLIVTDNEGNTDSDDVVISVIDNYLPTAHAGEDQTVIDMDGNGSESIVLDGSASTDSDGDIVSYSWSEAGAELATGEQITLNLGIGVHLITLTVTDNDGGQGTDALTIRVNRNLPTSAPAIYYTGTAIVIDDQVDATWVNTPEMGINNVTVGARTADFQAQWKAMYDADNLYLLVEVNDEVLINDSGAGWYMDDGVEVFIDADNSSGGVYDGINDFQFGFRWDDDEIKIGNNSVNNTTGIEFVQYATPVGYNLEVSFPWSLLGVSPDNISIIGFDVAVDDDDNGGDRECAVASIFTTDNAWHNPSVFGNVPLVVTVGVDGNGDHTQPREFALHQNFPNPFNPSTAIRYELPRSSEIQILVYNTLGQEVSSLFQGVKSAGNHELIFNAQGLSSGIYFVILQVGNEQLKQKILLIK